In a single window of the Sphingosinicella microcystinivorans genome:
- a CDS encoding dicarboxylate/amino acid:cation symporter: MPLIQPQPVSTSALRRPFYAHLYFQVLLAIVLGGAIGHVWPDVGESLKPLGDGFIKLVKMIIGPVIFLTIVTGIAGMRDLGRVGRVAAKAFIYFLVFSTLALIVGLIVANVIQPGRGLDIDPATLDGGAVAQYSKAAHNSSIVGFLMHIIPNTLVSGFVEGDILQVLFVSILFGIALALIGDAGAPVLGFLEALGAAVFRLVGILMKAAPIGAFGAFAFTIGAYGIGTVANLAALIATFYLTSLLFVLGVLGLVGIANGFSILKLIRYLKEELLLVLGTSSSEAALPSLIAKMEHAGASKSVVGLVVPTGYSFNLDGTNIYMTMAALFIAQALNIDLSLEEQVLLLLVAMLSSKGAAGITGAGFITLAATLSVVPSVPVAGMALILGIDRFMSECRALTNFVGNAVATIVVARWEGELDRAALNAALSGPPLPVAAEPDPAAGPGDDTAITED; encoded by the coding sequence ATGCCCTTGATCCAGCCGCAACCGGTTTCGACTTCGGCATTGCGGCGGCCGTTCTACGCGCACCTCTATTTTCAGGTCCTGCTCGCCATCGTGCTCGGCGGCGCCATCGGGCATGTCTGGCCGGACGTCGGCGAGAGCCTGAAACCGCTCGGCGACGGCTTCATCAAGCTCGTGAAGATGATCATCGGCCCGGTGATCTTCCTCACCATCGTCACCGGCATCGCCGGGATGCGCGACCTCGGGCGGGTCGGGCGGGTGGCGGCGAAGGCGTTCATCTACTTCCTCGTGTTCTCGACGCTGGCGCTGATCGTTGGCCTCATCGTCGCCAACGTCATCCAGCCGGGGCGTGGCCTCGACATCGACCCCGCCACGCTCGACGGCGGCGCGGTGGCACAATATTCGAAGGCGGCGCACAACAGCAGCATCGTCGGCTTCCTGATGCACATCATCCCGAACACGCTCGTCAGCGGCTTCGTGGAGGGCGACATCCTTCAGGTGCTGTTCGTCTCCATCCTGTTCGGCATCGCGCTCGCGCTCATCGGCGACGCGGGCGCGCCGGTGCTCGGCTTCCTCGAAGCGCTCGGCGCCGCCGTGTTCCGGCTGGTCGGCATCCTGATGAAGGCCGCGCCGATCGGCGCGTTCGGCGCGTTCGCCTTCACGATCGGCGCCTACGGCATCGGCACGGTGGCGAACCTCGCGGCGCTGATCGCGACCTTCTACCTCACCTCCCTGCTGTTCGTGCTCGGCGTGCTGGGGCTGGTGGGCATCGCGAACGGCTTCTCGATCCTGAAGCTGATCCGCTACCTCAAGGAAGAGCTGCTGCTCGTGCTCGGCACGTCCAGCTCGGAAGCCGCCCTTCCCAGCCTCATCGCCAAGATGGAACACGCGGGCGCATCGAAATCCGTGGTCGGGCTCGTCGTGCCCACCGGCTATTCGTTCAACCTCGACGGCACCAACATCTACATGACGATGGCGGCGCTGTTCATCGCGCAGGCGCTCAACATCGACCTCAGCCTCGAGGAGCAGGTGCTGCTGCTGCTCGTCGCGATGCTGAGCTCCAAGGGCGCGGCGGGGATCACCGGCGCGGGCTTCATCACGCTCGCCGCCACGCTTTCGGTGGTGCCGAGCGTGCCGGTCGCGGGCATGGCGCTGATCCTCGGCATCGACCGCTTCATGAGCGAATGCCGCGCGCTCACCAATTTCGTGGGGAACGCCGTGGCGACGATCGTCGTGGCGCGGTGGGAAGGCGAGCTCGACCGGGCGGCGCTGAACGCCGCGCTCAGCGGCCCGCCGCTTCCCGTTGCCGCCGAGCCCGATCCGGCGGCCGGCCCCGGCGACGATACGGCCATCACGGAAGACTGA
- the apaG gene encoding Co2+/Mg2+ efflux protein ApaG, translated as MKEFFAASATTAGVTVRANPSYLPERSLPERDHYVWTYHIRIENGRDAPVQLISRHWIITDGTGNVHEVRGAGVVGAQPVIAPGEAYDYVSACPLETPMGTMAGSFQMLDEKGQGFDVAIPLFLLTSPAAAGAAH; from the coding sequence GTGAAGGAGTTCTTCGCAGCGAGCGCGACGACCGCCGGTGTCACTGTGCGGGCGAACCCCTCCTATCTCCCGGAACGCTCGCTGCCGGAGCGGGACCATTATGTGTGGACCTACCACATCCGCATCGAGAACGGCCGCGACGCGCCCGTGCAGCTCATCAGCCGCCACTGGATCATCACCGACGGCACCGGCAACGTGCACGAGGTGCGCGGCGCGGGGGTGGTGGGCGCGCAGCCGGTGATCGCGCCGGGCGAGGCCTACGACTACGTCTCGGCCTGTCCGCTCGAAACGCCGATGGGCACGATGGCGGGCTCGTTCCAGATGCTGGACGAGAAAGGGCAGGGCTTCGACGTCGCGATCCCGCTGTTCCTGCTGACGAGCCCGGCGGCGGCAGGCGCCGCGCACTGA
- a CDS encoding ABC transporter permease: MHDQLAKPSVAKPAAPVHSEPGVPIIGRVNWPGLRTLYVKEVRRFFKVQLQTVWAPALTTMLFLAIFTVALGRGNLTVLGVPFNSFLAPGLIVMAMIQNAFANTSSSILIGKIQGTIVDILMPPLSPGELLVSFVAGAVTRAWLVGLAVWGAMLLWPGVSVTIRDPLAVFFYGTMGAVLLGLLGVITGLWADKFDHAAAVTNFVVQPLSLLSGTFYSIDRLAGVWHTASQFNPFFYVIDGFRSAFIGVHDGPVLGGAVALVVINTALWTLCYQALRTGWRTRQ, from the coding sequence ATGCACGATCAGCTTGCAAAGCCTTCCGTAGCGAAACCGGCCGCGCCGGTCCACAGCGAACCCGGCGTGCCGATCATCGGACGCGTCAACTGGCCGGGCCTTCGGACGCTCTATGTGAAGGAGGTGCGGCGCTTCTTCAAGGTGCAGCTGCAAACCGTGTGGGCGCCCGCGCTCACCACGATGCTGTTCCTCGCCATTTTCACCGTGGCGCTCGGGCGCGGCAACCTCACCGTGCTCGGCGTGCCCTTCAACAGCTTCCTCGCCCCCGGCCTCATCGTCATGGCGATGATCCAGAACGCCTTCGCGAACACGTCGTCCTCGATCCTGATCGGCAAGATCCAGGGGACGATCGTGGACATACTGATGCCGCCGCTGTCGCCGGGCGAGCTCCTGGTGTCGTTCGTGGCGGGCGCTGTCACCCGCGCATGGCTGGTCGGCCTTGCCGTATGGGGCGCGATGCTGCTGTGGCCGGGCGTTTCGGTCACGATCCGCGATCCGCTCGCCGTCTTCTTCTACGGCACGATGGGCGCGGTGCTGCTCGGGCTGCTCGGCGTCATCACCGGGCTGTGGGCGGACAAGTTCGACCATGCCGCCGCCGTCACCAACTTCGTCGTGCAGCCGCTGTCGCTGCTGTCGGGCACGTTCTACTCGATCGACCGGCTGGCGGGCGTCTGGCACACGGCGAGCCAGTTCAACCCGTTCTTCTACGTGATCGACGGCTTCCGCTCGGCCTTCATCGGCGTCCACGACGGCCCGGTGCTCGGCGGCGCCGTGGCGCTCGTCGTGATCAACACGGCGCTGTGGACGCTATGCTATCAGGCGCTCCGCACCGGCTGGCGCACGCGCCAGTGA
- a CDS encoding O-succinylhomoserine sulfhydrylase: MKRMSGANRAETEGWRPATRAVRGGTMRSEFGETSEAIFLTSGYCYDDAETVAARFRGDEKGMTYSRLQNPTVAMFEERLRLIEGAEACRAMASGMAAMTAALMSQLRAGDHVVAGRALFGSCRWLVDSLLPRFGVETTVVDGREVAAWKAAVRPNTKLFFMETPANPTLDICDIQAISDIAHDAGAVVVVDNAFATPVLQRPLEFGADIVAYSATKMLDGQGRVLAGAVLGSEEFIEGELLAFTRNTGPTLSAFNAWVVLKGLETLELRMAKQCENTLAVARFLDTRVPRLLYPGLSSHPQHNLAMAQMSGGGTIMSLFVADGRRQAHALLDALSLVDISNNIGDSRTLMTHPASTTHAGLDAAVREDMGVTESMLRLSVGLEDPADVIDDLDRALRAAGL, translated from the coding sequence ATGAAACGGATGAGCGGAGCGAACAGGGCAGAAACCGAAGGATGGCGTCCGGCCACGCGCGCCGTGCGCGGCGGCACCATGCGCAGCGAGTTCGGCGAGACGTCGGAAGCGATCTTCCTCACCTCCGGCTATTGCTACGATGACGCCGAGACGGTGGCGGCGCGTTTCCGCGGCGACGAGAAGGGCATGACCTACTCGCGCCTGCAGAACCCGACCGTCGCGATGTTCGAGGAGCGGCTGCGGCTGATCGAGGGCGCCGAGGCGTGCCGGGCGATGGCGAGCGGCATGGCGGCGATGACGGCGGCGCTGATGTCGCAGCTTCGCGCCGGGGATCATGTCGTGGCGGGACGGGCGCTGTTCGGCTCGTGCCGCTGGCTGGTCGATTCGCTGCTGCCGAGGTTCGGCGTCGAGACCACCGTGGTCGACGGCCGCGAGGTTGCTGCGTGGAAGGCGGCGGTGCGGCCGAACACGAAGCTGTTCTTCATGGAAACGCCCGCGAACCCGACACTCGACATCTGCGACATTCAGGCGATCTCGGACATTGCGCACGATGCCGGTGCCGTCGTCGTGGTGGACAATGCCTTTGCGACGCCGGTCCTCCAGCGCCCGCTCGAGTTCGGCGCGGACATCGTCGCCTATTCGGCGACCAAGATGCTCGATGGGCAGGGGCGCGTGCTCGCGGGCGCCGTGCTCGGCTCGGAGGAGTTCATCGAGGGCGAGCTTCTGGCCTTCACGCGCAACACCGGGCCGACGCTCTCGGCGTTCAACGCGTGGGTGGTGCTGAAGGGCCTCGAGACGCTCGAGCTCAGGATGGCGAAGCAGTGCGAGAACACGCTCGCGGTCGCCCGCTTCCTCGACACGCGCGTGCCGCGGCTACTCTATCCGGGCCTGTCTTCGCATCCCCAGCATAATCTGGCGATGGCGCAGATGTCGGGCGGCGGCACGATCATGAGCCTGTTCGTCGCCGACGGGCGGAGGCAGGCGCACGCGCTGCTCGACGCGCTCAGCCTCGTCGACATCTCCAACAACATCGGCGATTCCCGCACGCTGATGACGCACCCGGCCTCGACGACCCACGCCGGTCTCGACGCGGCGGTGCGCGAGGACATGGGCGTCACCGAATCGATGCTGCGCCTCTCCGTGGGGCTCGAAGACCCGGCCGACGTCATCGACGATCTCGACCGGGCACTCCGGGCGGCGGGGTTGTGA
- a CDS encoding PHA/PHB synthase family protein: MTAAADIEGLAEHVHRWTWLAGKMQQMLMEFWAKEATDGIVLGPDPLGLVETWSKMATAAMTDPARLAQLQADYWRDAMTLWQAFATPGEVQPPQLPADKRFKGEAWSEMPAFDFLKSSYLLASQYILQLVGGLEGLDDKERNKAIFYTRQFIDALSPSNYVLTNPEVLKATVETRGENLLKGTQNLLDDLQRGRLTMTDEKAFEVGRNVAVTPGKVVFENRLFQLIQYTPTTANVYETPLLIFPPWINKFYILDLTPEKSFIRWAVAQGLTVFVVSWKNADASIADATTETYVKEGFLTAIDAVLKGLGVRSAHVIGYCVAGTTLAMVLALLAARGEAEKVRTATFFTAQVDFSDCGDLGVFVDEDHLKAVKELSESKGYLDGRYMATTFNMLRANDLIWNYVVNNYLLGKDYFPFDLLYWNSDATNVPAKWHAEYLEGLYRDNRMIAPGAIVIDGTPVDLRKVNTPAYVQGGKEDHIAPARSSYKLTRNFSGPIRFVLAGSGHIAGVVNPPDAKKYQHWTNDTLPETFEDFVATATEHPGSWWPDWIAWLTPQSGKQVPARTPGKGAKGGKLKVIEDAPGRYVRERVG, from the coding sequence ATGACCGCTGCCGCCGACATCGAAGGGCTCGCGGAGCATGTCCACCGCTGGACGTGGCTCGCCGGCAAGATGCAGCAAATGCTCATGGAATTCTGGGCGAAGGAAGCCACCGACGGCATCGTGCTCGGCCCCGATCCGCTCGGCCTCGTCGAGACATGGAGCAAGATGGCGACCGCGGCAATGACCGATCCCGCCCGCCTCGCGCAGCTCCAGGCGGACTACTGGCGCGACGCCATGACGCTCTGGCAGGCGTTCGCCACGCCCGGCGAGGTGCAGCCGCCGCAGCTTCCCGCCGACAAGCGCTTCAAGGGCGAGGCGTGGTCGGAAATGCCCGCCTTCGATTTCCTGAAGTCGTCCTACCTGCTCGCCAGCCAGTATATCCTCCAGCTCGTCGGCGGGCTCGAAGGGCTGGACGACAAGGAGCGGAACAAGGCGATCTTCTACACGCGGCAGTTCATCGACGCGCTGTCGCCCTCGAACTACGTCCTCACCAACCCGGAGGTGCTGAAGGCGACGGTCGAGACGCGTGGCGAGAACCTGCTCAAGGGCACGCAGAACCTGCTCGACGATCTCCAGCGCGGCCGCCTGACGATGACCGACGAGAAGGCGTTCGAGGTCGGCCGCAACGTCGCCGTCACGCCCGGCAAGGTGGTGTTCGAGAACCGGCTGTTCCAGCTCATCCAGTACACGCCGACCACCGCCAACGTCTACGAGACGCCGCTCCTCATCTTCCCGCCGTGGATCAACAAGTTCTACATCCTCGACCTGACGCCGGAGAAGAGCTTCATCCGCTGGGCGGTCGCGCAGGGCCTCACGGTGTTCGTCGTCTCATGGAAGAACGCCGACGCGAGCATCGCCGACGCCACCACCGAGACCTACGTGAAAGAAGGCTTCCTCACGGCGATCGACGCGGTGCTGAAGGGCCTCGGCGTCCGGTCCGCGCACGTCATCGGCTACTGCGTCGCGGGCACCACGCTCGCGATGGTGCTGGCGCTGCTGGCGGCGCGCGGCGAGGCCGAGAAGGTGAGGACGGCGACCTTCTTCACCGCGCAGGTCGATTTCTCGGACTGCGGCGACCTCGGCGTGTTCGTCGACGAGGATCACCTGAAGGCGGTGAAGGAACTGTCCGAGAGCAAGGGCTATCTCGACGGCCGCTACATGGCGACGACGTTCAACATGCTGCGCGCGAACGACCTCATCTGGAACTACGTCGTCAACAACTACCTGCTGGGGAAGGACTATTTCCCCTTCGACCTGCTCTACTGGAACTCCGACGCGACCAACGTGCCCGCGAAGTGGCACGCCGAGTATCTCGAAGGTCTCTACCGCGACAACCGGATGATCGCGCCCGGTGCGATTGTCATCGACGGCACGCCCGTCGATCTTCGCAAGGTGAACACCCCCGCCTATGTCCAGGGCGGCAAGGAGGATCACATCGCCCCTGCCCGCTCCTCCTACAAGCTTACCCGGAACTTCTCCGGCCCCATCCGCTTCGTCCTCGCGGGCAGCGGCCACATCGCGGGCGTCGTGAACCCGCCCGATGCGAAGAAGTACCAGCACTGGACGAACGACACGCTCCCCGAAACCTTCGAGGATTTCGTCGCCACCGCGACCGAGCACCCGGGAAGCTGGTGGCCGGACTGGATCGCGTGGCTCACGCCGCAATCCGGCAAGCAGGTGCCAGCGCGCACGCCCGGCAAGGGCGCGAAGGGCGGCAAGCTGAAGGTGATCGAGGACGCGCCGGGGCGTTACGTGCGGGAGCGCGTCGGCTGA
- a CDS encoding Hsp33 family molecular chaperone HslO, whose protein sequence is MSEPARLNGNGAAGAPQTGRVLPFTIPGRSARGRVARLGPALTAILGAHDYPAPLRRLLGEALVLTVLIGTTVQKGEGQTTVQAQSSGPVDLLVCDYRAGEIRGYLRFDPERLGEIVDGALLPTLFGEGYLAITIEQGATDERYQGIVPLEGDTLCHAVERYFTDSEQVPTLVRGAVRQAEDGAWEAGGLLVQHLPHGETGGPRLAARSGSEDWEHVLALASTITDAELTDGHLSEETLLWRLFNEDEVRVSPPIALTRGCRCTVQHFREVLGRFPAEELAEMRGPEGTIDVNCAFCSRLFPIRMGD, encoded by the coding sequence GTGTCTGAACCGGCTCGGCTGAACGGCAACGGCGCGGCAGGCGCGCCGCAGACGGGGCGCGTGCTGCCGTTCACGATCCCGGGGCGGAGCGCCCGGGGCCGCGTGGCGCGGCTGGGACCGGCGCTCACGGCGATCCTCGGCGCGCACGACTACCCCGCCCCGCTCCGCCGGCTGCTCGGCGAGGCGCTGGTCCTCACCGTGCTGATCGGCACCACCGTGCAGAAGGGCGAAGGGCAGACCACCGTGCAGGCGCAGTCCTCCGGGCCGGTCGACCTCCTCGTCTGCGACTACCGCGCCGGCGAGATTCGCGGCTACCTCCGCTTCGATCCCGAGCGGCTCGGCGAGATCGTGGACGGCGCGCTGCTGCCGACGCTTTTCGGCGAGGGCTACCTCGCGATCACGATCGAACAGGGCGCCACCGACGAACGCTACCAGGGCATCGTGCCGCTGGAAGGCGACACGCTCTGCCACGCGGTCGAGCGCTATTTCACCGACTCCGAGCAGGTGCCGACGCTCGTGCGCGGCGCGGTGCGGCAGGCGGAGGACGGCGCGTGGGAAGCGGGCGGGCTCCTCGTCCAGCACCTACCCCACGGCGAGACCGGGGGGCCGCGCCTCGCCGCGCGCAGCGGCAGCGAGGACTGGGAGCATGTTCTCGCGCTCGCCTCCACGATCACCGACGCGGAGCTGACGGACGGCCATCTCAGCGAGGAAACCCTGCTCTGGCGGCTGTTCAACGAGGACGAGGTCCGCGTTTCGCCGCCGATCGCCCTCACCCGCGGCTGCCGCTGCACGGTGCAGCACTTCCGCGAGGTGCTCGGCCGCTTCCCTGCCGAGGAACTGGCCGAGATGCGCGGGCCGGAAGGCACGATCGACGTGAACTGCGCGTTCTGCTCGCGCCTGTTCCCGATCCGAATGGGGGATTAA
- the aac(6') gene encoding aminoglycoside 6'-N-acetyltransferase encodes MRIVLADEDHAGPWAQLRAALWPDQTAGAHRAELAPFLSGGSDAAAFLAVTDTGEVAGFAEAALRRDYVNGCETSPVLFLEGIYVRPEDRKAGVGRALCDAVAAWGRAAGCSEFASDALIDNADSHAFHAALGFAETERVVYFRKALAAAGGRALLPQVQPTRSRT; translated from the coding sequence ATGAGGATCGTGCTTGCCGACGAGGATCATGCCGGGCCGTGGGCGCAGCTGCGCGCCGCGTTGTGGCCGGATCAAACCGCCGGGGCGCATCGTGCCGAACTCGCGCCGTTCCTCTCCGGCGGCAGTGACGCCGCCGCCTTTCTGGCCGTCACGGACACGGGCGAGGTCGCGGGTTTTGCGGAAGCCGCGCTGCGCAGGGACTATGTGAATGGCTGTGAGACCTCGCCGGTACTGTTCCTCGAAGGCATCTACGTGCGGCCCGAAGACCGGAAGGCCGGTGTCGGGCGGGCGCTGTGCGACGCCGTCGCCGCATGGGGCCGCGCGGCGGGGTGTTCCGAGTTCGCCTCCGACGCGCTCATCGACAATGCGGACAGCCACGCGTTCCACGCCGCGCTCGGCTTCGCCGAGACCGAACGGGTGGTCTACTTCCGGAAGGCGCTGGCGGCGGCCGGCGGCCGAGCACTGTTGCCGCAGGTTCAGCCGACGCGCTCCCGCACGTAA
- the argF gene encoding ornithine carbamoyltransferase, with product MRHFLDLESTGAEALRLILDEAKRRKQARAGRPKGAADDDAPLAGHMLAAIFEKSSTRTRVSFDMAMRQLGGTAMILSSADMQLGRGETIEDTARVLSRFVDVIALRTNGHDKVEALAAASGVPVINMLTDSGHPCQIVADLMTVEERLGRSVAGTVWTWLGDGNNVCQSLIEAAGLLGYEMRLSVPAAYDPDDAVVARAEARGARIVVERNPEAAVAGADVVVTDTWVSMGQSGASARMVAMGPYQVTEALMAKARPSAIFLHCLPAHRGEEVVDAVMDGAQSAVWDEAENRVHAQKAILLWCLNRLG from the coding sequence ATGCGGCATTTTCTCGATCTCGAAAGCACCGGCGCCGAGGCCCTGCGGCTGATCCTCGACGAGGCGAAGCGCCGCAAGCAGGCCCGCGCCGGACGGCCGAAGGGGGCCGCCGACGACGACGCGCCGCTCGCCGGGCACATGCTGGCCGCGATCTTCGAGAAGTCCTCGACCCGCACGCGCGTCTCCTTCGACATGGCGATGCGCCAGCTCGGCGGCACGGCGATGATCCTGTCCTCGGCGGACATGCAGCTCGGCCGCGGCGAGACGATCGAGGACACCGCGCGCGTCCTGTCCCGCTTCGTCGACGTCATCGCGCTGCGCACCAACGGGCACGACAAGGTGGAGGCGCTTGCCGCCGCAAGCGGCGTGCCGGTGATCAACATGCTGACCGACAGCGGCCACCCCTGCCAGATCGTCGCCGACCTGATGACCGTGGAGGAACGCCTCGGGCGCAGCGTCGCGGGCACGGTGTGGACGTGGCTCGGCGACGGCAACAACGTCTGCCAGTCGCTGATCGAGGCGGCGGGCCTGCTCGGCTACGAGATGCGGCTTTCGGTTCCCGCCGCATACGATCCCGACGATGCCGTCGTCGCCCGCGCCGAGGCGCGCGGCGCGCGCATCGTCGTCGAGCGCAATCCGGAGGCGGCCGTGGCGGGCGCGGATGTCGTCGTCACCGACACGTGGGTCTCGATGGGCCAGTCCGGGGCGTCCGCGCGCATGGTCGCGATGGGGCCGTATCAAGTGACCGAGGCACTGATGGCCAAGGCCAGGCCCTCGGCGATCTTCCTGCACTGCCTCCCCGCCCACCGGGGCGAGGAGGTCGTCGACGCCGTGATGGACGGCGCGCAGTCGGCGGTGTGGGACGAGGCCGAAAACCGTGTCCATGCACAGAAAGCGATCCTGCTCTGGTGTCTGAACCGGCTCGGCTGA
- a CDS encoding NAD(P)H-dependent flavin oxidoreductase, with protein MKTRITELFGIQHPIIQGGMHFVGFAEMAAAVSNAGGLGIITGLTQRTPADLANEIARCRDMTDKPFGVNLTFLPTVNAPDYPGYIRAIIEGGVKAVETAGNNPQQVLPYLKDAGIKVIHKCTSVRHSLKAQSIGCDAVSVDGFECGGHPGEDDVPNFILLPRAAEELEIPFVASGGMADGRSLVAALALGAEGMNMGTRFIATKEAPVHEKVKQALVAASELDTRLVMRPLRNTERVLNNAAVERLIEKEKQLGANLKFEDIIEEVAGVYPRIMKDGDMDAGAWSCGMVAGLIRDIPTCKELIDRIMAEAETIIRRRLEGFLAA; from the coding sequence ATGAAAACACGCATCACCGAGCTTTTCGGCATCCAGCACCCGATCATCCAGGGCGGTATGCATTTCGTGGGCTTCGCCGAAATGGCCGCCGCCGTCTCGAACGCGGGCGGCCTCGGCATCATCACCGGCCTCACCCAGCGCACGCCCGCCGACCTCGCCAACGAGATCGCGCGCTGCCGCGACATGACCGACAAGCCCTTCGGCGTGAACCTCACCTTCCTGCCCACCGTCAACGCGCCGGACTATCCGGGCTATATCCGCGCCATCATCGAGGGCGGCGTCAAGGCGGTCGAGACGGCGGGGAACAACCCGCAGCAGGTGCTGCCGTACCTCAAGGACGCCGGGATCAAGGTCATCCACAAGTGCACCTCGGTGCGCCATTCGCTGAAGGCCCAGTCGATCGGCTGCGACGCGGTTTCGGTGGACGGCTTCGAGTGCGGCGGGCATCCGGGCGAGGACGACGTGCCGAACTTCATCCTGCTGCCGCGCGCCGCCGAGGAACTCGAAATCCCGTTCGTCGCCTCGGGCGGCATGGCGGACGGGCGCAGCCTCGTCGCCGCCCTCGCGCTCGGCGCGGAGGGTATGAACATGGGCACGCGCTTCATCGCCACAAAGGAAGCGCCGGTGCACGAGAAGGTGAAGCAGGCGCTCGTCGCCGCGAGCGAACTCGACACGCGCCTCGTCATGCGACCGCTGCGCAACACCGAGCGCGTCCTCAACAACGCCGCCGTCGAACGCCTGATCGAAAAGGAAAAGCAGCTCGGCGCCAACCTCAAGTTCGAGGACATCATCGAGGAAGTGGCGGGCGTCTACCCGCGCATCATGAAGGACGGCGACATGGACGCGGGCGCGTGGAGCTGCGGCATGGTCGCCGGGCTGATCCGCGACATCCCGACCTGCAAGGAGCTGATCGACCGCATCATGGCCGAAGCGGAAACGATCATCCGCCGGCGCCTCGAAGGCTTCCTCGCGGCTTAG
- a CDS encoding GcrA family cell cycle regulator: MSWTDERIETLKTLWEKGLTASQIADKLGNVSRNAVIGKAHRLGLKARPSPVKGDSDGAPRETAKKAAAPAAPKPKPEAAVQEAAAPEPRPAPEMKVPPPAAPKPQMPVRAAMPAAPVKPRAPGEKVTLLDLSDKICKWPIGHPGEPDFQFCGRPVNPGFPYCTAHCAEAYQAQLPRDRSRPSRAPMPPLPRVR; this comes from the coding sequence ATGTCCTGGACGGACGAACGGATCGAGACGCTGAAGACGCTCTGGGAAAAGGGGCTGACCGCGAGCCAGATCGCCGACAAGCTCGGCAACGTGAGCCGCAACGCGGTGATCGGCAAGGCGCACCGGCTGGGGCTGAAGGCGCGCCCGTCTCCGGTGAAGGGCGACAGCGACGGCGCGCCGCGCGAGACCGCGAAGAAGGCCGCCGCGCCCGCCGCGCCGAAGCCGAAGCCCGAGGCCGCCGTTCAGGAGGCCGCCGCGCCGGAGCCGCGCCCGGCTCCCGAGATGAAGGTGCCGCCGCCCGCCGCGCCGAAGCCGCAGATGCCGGTCCGCGCCGCCATGCCCGCCGCGCCGGTGAAGCCGCGCGCGCCGGGCGAGAAGGTGACGCTGCTCGACCTCAGCGACAAGATCTGCAAGTGGCCGATCGGCCACCCCGGCGAGCCGGACTTCCAGTTCTGCGGCCGCCCGGTGAACCCCGGCTTCCCCTACTGCACCGCGCACTGCGCCGAGGCCTATCAGGCCCAGCTCCCCCGCGACCGCAGCCGGCCTTCAAGGGCGCCGATGCCGCCGCTGCCGCGCGTGCGCTGA